In Clostridia bacterium, a single genomic region encodes these proteins:
- a CDS encoding ABC transporter ATP-binding protein — translation MVVEVRNLNFAYGSTNANRVEVLAGIDFNLAWGQTSALIGPSGCGKTTFLYLLAGLLAPTGGEIVVKSPPALILQDYGLLPWKTVWDNAALGLVIRGQSRRQSREQVVPTLKSLGLWERRFHYPAQLSGGQRQRVAIARALALNSQLLLMDEPFSSLDALTREELQDTLLGIWRRSRISMVLVTHNIEEAVYLGQKIIVLSKAPARIKGIIVNQGMGSDDYRNQAQFHQRCREIRQLLQS, via the coding sequence ATGGTGGTGGAAGTACGAAATCTCAACTTTGCCTATGGCAGCACAAACGCCAACCGGGTGGAGGTACTGGCCGGCATAGATTTCAACCTAGCCTGGGGCCAAACTTCCGCCTTGATCGGCCCCTCAGGCTGCGGCAAGACCACCTTCCTGTACCTCTTGGCCGGGCTGTTGGCCCCGACCGGCGGTGAAATAGTGGTCAAAAGCCCTCCGGCGTTGATCTTGCAGGATTACGGGCTTTTACCCTGGAAGACAGTTTGGGACAATGCCGCCTTAGGCCTAGTCATCCGCGGCCAAAGCCGGCGCCAGAGCCGGGAGCAGGTGGTGCCGACGCTAAAGAGCCTGGGGCTTTGGGAGCGGCGCTTCCACTACCCAGCTCAGCTCAGCGGGGGCCAGCGCCAGCGCGTGGCCATCGCCCGGGCGCTAGCCCTCAATTCCCAGCTTCTGCTTATGGACGAGCCCTTTTCTTCCCTGGATGCTCTAACCCGGGAAGAGCTACAAGACACCCTATTGGGTATTTGGCGCCGAAGCCGAATCTCCATGGTGCTAGTCACTCACAACATCGAGGAAGCAGTTTACCTTGGGCAGAAGATTATAGTTTTGTCGAAAGCTCCGGCCAGGATTAAAGGTATCATTGTCAATCAGGGGATGGGATCCGATGACTACCGAAACCAAGCCCAGTTCCACCAGCGGTGCAGGGAAATCCGCCAGCTTCTGCAATCTTAG
- a CDS encoding methylenetetrahydrofolate reductase gives MSLESVLKEKEFVITAEIGPFKGTDTSEFLETAEALKGRIDAANVTDLQSSVMRLGSLATCHLLKERGLEPIYQITCRDRNRLAIQSDLLSAAVLGIENVLALTGDFPSLGDHPHAKPVFDLDSVQLLWVMQRLQEGFDLSGNPLRGKPKFCPGAVVNPAVTSEAQMELQIIKMEKKMELGAKFFQTQAIFDIPTFERFMERVSYLEAPIIAGIILLKSAKMAQYMNENVAGIFVPDQLIQRMASASSPEDRIRTSIDIAVDLIEKLRPLAKGVHIMAIGWEKQVPMLLDAIGAKKRPAKKRILVLDADPSVQGLIERVCAGKYWIDFGQNRVEALEKVERENPDLIVLGTLGSADESAALCRQLKRDPKYASVPVLVMDVPPEERKSRGWKKINGLTLEAEDYIARPVPDQALLAHIEELMR, from the coding sequence ATGAGCCTGGAATCGGTGTTAAAGGAAAAGGAATTTGTGATTACGGCTGAGATCGGCCCCTTCAAGGGCACAGATACGTCAGAATTTTTGGAAACCGCAGAAGCCTTGAAAGGGAGGATCGATGCTGCTAACGTTACCGACCTGCAAAGTTCGGTCATGCGCCTGGGGTCGTTGGCCACTTGCCACCTGCTCAAAGAGCGCGGCCTAGAGCCCATATATCAGATTACTTGCCGGGATCGGAACCGGCTGGCCATTCAATCTGACCTGCTGAGCGCGGCCGTGCTAGGCATTGAAAACGTGCTGGCCCTCACCGGGGATTTCCCTTCCCTGGGGGATCATCCCCATGCCAAGCCGGTCTTTGACCTGGACTCGGTGCAGCTCCTATGGGTGATGCAAAGGCTGCAAGAAGGGTTTGATCTCTCCGGCAACCCGCTTAGGGGCAAGCCCAAGTTCTGTCCGGGGGCGGTGGTCAACCCGGCTGTCACCTCGGAAGCGCAGATGGAACTGCAGATCATCAAGATGGAAAAGAAAATGGAGCTCGGGGCCAAATTCTTCCAAACCCAAGCCATCTTTGATATACCTACCTTTGAGCGCTTTATGGAGCGGGTCTCTTACCTAGAAGCGCCCATTATTGCAGGAATCATCCTCCTTAAATCTGCCAAGATGGCCCAATATATGAATGAAAACGTAGCCGGGATCTTCGTCCCCGACCAGCTAATTCAACGCATGGCTTCGGCATCGAGCCCCGAGGACCGCATTCGCACCAGCATCGACATTGCCGTGGATCTAATCGAAAAGCTACGGCCGTTAGCGAAGGGGGTGCACATTATGGCCATCGGTTGGGAAAAGCAAGTCCCCATGCTCCTGGACGCCATCGGAGCCAAAAAGAGGCCGGCCAAGAAGCGCATCTTGGTCCTGGATGCCGATCCCTCGGTGCAGGGCTTAATTGAAAGGGTTTGCGCCGGCAAGTACTGGATTGATTTTGGCCAGAACCGGGTGGAAGCGCTGGAGAAGGTGGAAAGAGAAAACCCAGATCTGATCGTTCTCGGAACCTTGGGTAGCGCCGATGAGAGCGCCGCCCTTTGCCGTCAGCTAAAAAGGGATCCCAAATATGCCAGCGTGCCGGTATTGGTAATGGATGTACCGCCGGAGGAGCGTAAGAGCCGGGGATGGAAAAAGATCAACGGCCTGACCCTGGAAGCCGAAGACTACATTGCCAGGCCGGTCCCCGATCAGGCGCTCCTAGCCCATATCGAGGAACTGATGCGGTGA
- a CDS encoding hydrogenase maturation protease, with product MGNKSWATGEMNPPALRAMVIGFGNLLLKDEGVGVHLARYLEREGLPPGVEVQEGGTSALDLFLGLEAEGKWEEVRRLVILDALDPQAGGHLFSGGLSPGQALVLERKDLEGTRSGAGVLSLHDLDLAFALTFLPRQVEVTIVAIVPQDPYSWGMGLTPELDSALPSLAQLCRKLLLNP from the coding sequence ATGGGGAACAAGAGCTGGGCGACCGGCGAAATGAACCCACCGGCCCTCCGGGCCATGGTAATCGGTTTCGGTAACTTACTCCTAAAAGATGAGGGGGTGGGAGTGCACCTGGCTCGTTACCTGGAGCGCGAAGGTCTACCGCCAGGGGTCGAGGTACAAGAAGGCGGTACCTCGGCCCTGGACCTGTTTCTCGGCTTGGAAGCCGAAGGGAAGTGGGAGGAGGTGAGGCGGTTAGTCATCCTGGATGCCTTGGATCCCCAGGCCGGTGGTCACCTCTTTTCCGGAGGCCTCTCCCCCGGACAGGCGCTGGTTTTGGAACGGAAGGATTTAGAGGGAACTCGTAGTGGAGCCGGCGTTCTCTCTTTGCATGACCTCGACCTGGCCTTTGCCCTCACCTTTCTGCCTCGCCAAGTTGAGGTCACCATTGTGGCCATCGTTCCCCAAGATCCCTACAGCTGGGGAATGGGCCTCACTCCCGAGCTGGACTCCGCCCTTCCTTCCTTAGCCCAACTCTGCCGAAAGCTTTTACTTAATCCCTAG
- a CDS encoding sigma 54-interacting transcriptional regulator, translating to MAVRPSHEPQEELLYLEQELEALIRQTHDGVLIADANGQVLTANQACATIMGIPYDRLIAEGPVVLAQKGYLPDAVLPQVLVQKDKVTRVLTYQSGREAIVTCTPIFDRQGEVSRIICTMRDLTSTRPEPLNLGKSLAQDYSKQLAEFLSAMDKVSIEGNVVRSPQMREVMSRALRAAQIDSNVLLTGETGVGKDLIARVIHKKSHRSMEGQFIKVDCAAIPEQLLEAELFGYEGGAFTDARREGKAGLIELAHRGTLFLDEIGELPLGLQAKLLNVLQDHRLTRVGGIKPKEVDFRLIAATNRDLEAAVGEGKFRQDLFYRLNVIRIHIPPLRERRDDILPLVAHFTKLYTETHALHRIISAQVLEFFMDYDWPGNVRELANVIERLVVMSTGEVITLDDLAHLGSFRHHEEGTWPGWSSAGPKKTLKQMLEDYERKVIQDAIAHHFTLRQAAESLGIDLSTLTRKKKKLGIK from the coding sequence ATGGCAGTCAGGCCTTCCCACGAGCCTCAAGAAGAGCTTCTTTACCTCGAGCAGGAGCTAGAAGCCCTGATTAGGCAGACCCATGATGGGGTCCTGATTGCCGATGCCAACGGCCAGGTACTGACAGCCAACCAGGCCTGCGCTACTATTATGGGGATCCCTTACGATCGCCTCATAGCTGAAGGTCCGGTGGTCTTGGCTCAGAAGGGTTACCTTCCCGACGCCGTTTTGCCGCAAGTTCTAGTGCAAAAGGATAAAGTAACCAGGGTCCTCACCTATCAAAGCGGCCGGGAAGCCATAGTTACCTGCACGCCAATATTCGACCGCCAGGGCGAAGTATCCCGCATCATCTGCACCATGCGAGACTTGACCAGCACCCGGCCTGAGCCGCTAAACCTAGGGAAATCGCTAGCCCAGGATTATTCCAAACAGCTAGCCGAATTCCTTTCGGCCATGGATAAGGTCTCAATCGAAGGCAATGTAGTCCGTAGCCCCCAGATGCGGGAAGTCATGAGCCGCGCCTTAAGGGCAGCCCAGATCGACTCCAACGTCCTGCTTACCGGAGAAACCGGTGTGGGTAAGGACCTGATCGCCCGAGTCATCCACAAGAAGAGCCATCGTTCCATGGAAGGTCAATTTATCAAAGTGGACTGTGCCGCCATCCCCGAGCAGCTCTTAGAGGCGGAGCTGTTCGGCTATGAGGGCGGGGCCTTCACCGACGCCCGCCGGGAAGGAAAAGCGGGCTTAATCGAGCTAGCCCACCGGGGCACCCTATTTCTGGATGAAATTGGGGAGCTGCCTCTAGGCCTGCAAGCCAAGCTGCTTAACGTTCTTCAAGATCACCGCCTTACCCGGGTAGGTGGCATTAAGCCCAAGGAAGTGGATTTTCGCCTGATCGCCGCCACTAACCGAGATTTGGAAGCGGCCGTGGGGGAAGGAAAATTCCGCCAGGACCTGTTTTATCGCCTGAACGTCATCCGCATCCATATTCCCCCCTTAAGGGAGCGCCGGGACGATATCCTTCCTCTGGTAGCCCACTTCACCAAGCTATATACGGAAACCCACGCCCTCCATCGCATCATCTCCGCTCAAGTGCTGGAATTCTTCATGGATTATGATTGGCCCGGCAATGTTCGGGAGCTGGCCAACGTGATTGAGCGCCTGGTGGTAATGAGCACCGGAGAGGTCATAACCCTGGATGATTTGGCCCATTTGGGTAGCTTCCGCCATCATGAGGAAGGAACCTGGCCGGGATGGAGCTCCGCCGGACCCAAGAAGACGCTGAAACAGATGCTGGAGGATTACGAGCGCAAAGTAATCCAGGACGCCATCGCCCATCATTTTACCCTGCGCCAGGCCGCGGAAAGCCTGGGGATTGACCTATCCACCCTCACCCGCAAGAAAAAGAAGCTAGGGATTAAGTAA
- a CDS encoding menaquinone biosynthesis decarboxylase: MAFNNLRDFIGALEQRGQLQRIPVEVDPILEIAAISDKVVKAGGPALFFEQVKGSPYPVVTNLFGTPERTALALGISDLKELEARVREVLTLPSPQGWWGKLKELPRLLELSKLFPVEVKKAPCQEVVETDRPSLEELPVLKCWPQDGGRFITLPLVITKDPETGRQNLGMYRMQVFDSRTAGMHWHPHKDGAENYRRAGTAGNQSLPVAVALGADPATIYAATAPLPLGVDELLLAGFLRRQPVPVVKARTVDLLVPAEAEFILEGYVNLEERRPEGPFGDHTGFYTPTEMYPVFHLTAITHRAKPLYPATVVGRPPMEDYFLGKVTERLFLPFIQLVLPEVVDFSFPLEGTFHNCAVVSIRKSYPGHARKVMHALWGLGQMMYTKTIIVVDAHVDVQDMSQVWWRVFNNVDPRRDLVITDGPLDALDHSSPQPLYGAKLGIDATSKGPSEGHHRPWPSEIEVDPATKDLIAKRWKEYGFD; this comes from the coding sequence TTGGCCTTCAATAACTTACGAGATTTTATTGGGGCTTTGGAGCAGCGCGGCCAACTCCAGCGCATACCGGTGGAAGTAGATCCCATACTTGAGATTGCGGCTATAAGCGATAAGGTAGTTAAAGCCGGGGGTCCCGCCCTTTTCTTTGAACAGGTAAAAGGTTCGCCTTATCCGGTGGTAACCAACCTTTTCGGTACCCCGGAGCGGACTGCGCTAGCCTTAGGCATCTCCGACCTTAAAGAGCTGGAGGCCCGGGTAAGAGAGGTGCTAACCCTGCCCAGCCCCCAAGGCTGGTGGGGAAAACTAAAGGAGCTCCCCCGGCTGCTCGAGCTGTCTAAATTATTTCCGGTGGAAGTTAAAAAGGCTCCTTGCCAGGAAGTGGTCGAGACCGACCGCCCCTCGCTGGAGGAACTTCCGGTCCTCAAGTGCTGGCCCCAGGACGGAGGTCGCTTCATCACTCTACCCCTGGTCATTACTAAAGATCCAGAGACAGGACGGCAGAACCTGGGCATGTACCGGATGCAGGTATTCGACTCCCGTACGGCCGGGATGCATTGGCACCCCCATAAGGACGGAGCTGAGAATTATCGCCGGGCCGGCACTGCTGGCAACCAGTCGCTTCCAGTGGCGGTGGCTCTAGGGGCAGATCCGGCTACCATCTACGCCGCTACCGCGCCGTTGCCCTTGGGAGTGGACGAGCTATTATTAGCGGGCTTTCTCCGCCGCCAGCCGGTGCCGGTGGTGAAGGCGCGTACCGTGGATCTCCTGGTACCAGCTGAAGCGGAGTTTATTCTGGAAGGTTATGTAAACTTGGAGGAAAGGCGCCCAGAAGGACCCTTTGGCGATCATACCGGCTTTTACACCCCCACCGAGATGTACCCGGTTTTCCACCTGACCGCCATTACCCACCGGGCCAAACCCCTTTACCCGGCTACCGTGGTAGGCCGGCCTCCCATGGAGGACTATTTCCTGGGCAAGGTTACAGAGCGCCTATTCCTCCCCTTTATCCAGCTGGTCTTACCGGAAGTGGTCGATTTCAGCTTTCCCCTAGAAGGAACTTTCCACAATTGCGCCGTGGTCTCCATCCGTAAGTCTTACCCGGGCCACGCCCGCAAGGTGATGCATGCCCTCTGGGGGTTAGGCCAGATGATGTATACCAAGACCATTATCGTTGTGGATGCCCATGTAGACGTTCAGGATATGAGCCAGGTCTGGTGGCGGGTTTTCAACAATGTCGATCCCAGGCGGGACCTGGTGATTACTGATGGACCTCTGGATGCCTTAGATCACTCTTCGCCTCAGCCCCTTTATGGAGCCAAACTGGGCATCGATGCCACCTCCAAAGGACCTTCTGAAGGGCACCACCGGCCTTGGCCCAGTGAAATCGAAGTTGATCCTGCCACCAAGGATTTAATTGCTAAACGCTGGAAAGAGTATGGCTTTGATTAG
- a CDS encoding ubiquinone/menaquinone biosynthesis methyltransferase yields MKSWFPDADEKHQYVQRAFNGIARHYDVMNLIITGGLWRVWQRAFLRMLPLQVQSRANAPTCRYPAGPPIRILDVATGTGELAILMGRKLKQLGLCSHPWINAGPLITGIDFSKEMLAVGQAKVRQAGLEKVVRLEWADALSLPFPDNTFDLVTSGWALRNFSNLPQALREMVRVTRPGGQVFLLEMTKPELPGFKTLYYFYLLRIMPLLGRLAEGKRKERAYAYLPQSLLRFVDRHQLEELLRQAGLVGVGHRTLTLGTVAIHYGAKP; encoded by the coding sequence GTGAAATCTTGGTTCCCCGATGCCGACGAAAAACATCAATACGTACAAAGGGCGTTCAATGGCATCGCCCGCCATTACGATGTCATGAACTTGATCATTACTGGCGGACTGTGGCGGGTTTGGCAGCGTGCCTTCCTGAGGATGTTGCCGTTACAGGTCCAATCACGGGCAAACGCCCCCACTTGCCGCTACCCAGCTGGCCCTCCCATCCGCATCCTGGATGTGGCTACTGGAACTGGGGAGCTGGCCATCCTGATGGGGCGGAAGCTCAAACAACTAGGGCTTTGTTCCCATCCCTGGATTAACGCCGGCCCTCTGATTACCGGCATTGATTTTTCCAAAGAAATGCTGGCGGTGGGCCAGGCCAAGGTGCGGCAGGCTGGCCTAGAAAAGGTGGTGCGGCTGGAGTGGGCCGACGCCCTGAGTCTCCCCTTCCCCGACAATACCTTTGACTTGGTTACCTCCGGCTGGGCCTTGCGCAATTTCTCCAACTTGCCCCAAGCCCTAAGGGAGATGGTTCGAGTCACCAGGCCCGGCGGGCAAGTTTTCCTTTTGGAAATGACCAAGCCAGAACTACCTGGCTTTAAAACCCTTTATTACTTTTACTTGCTACGCATCATGCCCCTCCTGGGCCGACTGGCTGAAGGTAAGAGGAAAGAGCGCGCCTACGCCTACCTACCCCAGTCCCTGCTTCGGTTTGTGGACCGCCACCAGCTGGAAGAGCTGTTGCGCCAGGCCGGGCTGGTGGGAGTTGGGCACCGGACTCTAACCCTGGGAACGGTGGCCATTCATTACGGTGCCAAGCCCTGA
- a CDS encoding transporter substrate-binding domain-containing protein produces the protein MVAAFALLASGCSQPADNAGGSPGGSGNQPVFTYAMSGAFRPFNYYDVNNQLTGFDVEIGKALAQKMGMEPKPIATPWQGLINGLKSNRYDAIIGSMAITDDRLKEVDFSDPYYITGGQVFVKKGSPIRSVDDLTKDTKIGVTISTTYETRARQFSSNIYTYDSDITALRDLDNGRLDAVITDRFVGEQAIKESGLNIEPVGGLLFEEKAGIAVRKGDSQLLEKINKALKAIKDDGTYLQISQKYFGRDISKP, from the coding sequence ATGGTTGCAGCATTTGCCCTGCTGGCATCAGGATGTAGCCAGCCTGCCGATAATGCCGGTGGTTCACCGGGTGGTAGTGGCAACCAGCCAGTATTCACCTATGCTATGTCGGGAGCTTTTCGGCCTTTCAATTACTATGATGTCAACAACCAGCTGACTGGTTTTGATGTGGAAATCGGCAAAGCTCTGGCCCAAAAGATGGGCATGGAGCCCAAGCCCATAGCTACCCCCTGGCAGGGATTGATCAACGGGCTGAAAAGCAATCGCTACGACGCCATCATCGGTAGCATGGCCATCACCGACGATAGGCTAAAGGAAGTAGATTTTTCCGATCCCTACTATATCACCGGTGGGCAGGTGTTCGTTAAGAAGGGCTCTCCTATCCGGTCGGTGGATGACTTAACAAAGGATACCAAGATTGGGGTTACCATCTCTACCACTTATGAAACCAGGGCCCGGCAGTTCAGTAGCAATATCTACACCTACGATAGCGATATTACTGCTCTGCGCGACTTGGATAACGGCCGCCTGGATGCCGTCATCACCGACCGCTTCGTGGGCGAGCAAGCTATCAAAGAGTCTGGGCTTAACATCGAGCCGGTAGGCGGGTTGTTGTTCGAGGAGAAGGCCGGCATTGCCGTTCGTAAGGGCGATAGCCAGCTGCTGGAAAAGATCAATAAAGCCCTTAAGGCTATTAAGGATGACGGCACCTATCTGCAGATTAGCCAGAAGTACTTTGGCCGGGACATCAGTAAGCCTTAA
- a CDS encoding ABC transporter substrate-binding protein: protein MKTRPVKVKWLKQLLIIFLVTGLIAGTASCGKVAGPSAAPIKVGLLPVEDSLPFFVAEQNGYFKEAGIQVEPIIFNSALERDSAFQAGQIDAGVADVVAASAMVQAGVRLKIVSLTVGATPAEGRFAILASPHSPLQAARDLAGVPIAISDNSIIEYVTDQLLAEAGLALDQIKKTSVAKIPVRLELLLNGKLQAATLPDPFASLAEHQGARVILDDTKAQHNYSQVVILASQSLIDQRPEDLKKLLQACARAGAELNAHPEKYRALMVEKAQVPEAIKDSYAGTKYAVGQIPAPEDIDRVVKWMQAKGLLKKPLSYEELVDNRWVKP from the coding sequence GTGAAGACTCGGCCAGTAAAAGTTAAATGGTTAAAACAGCTTTTAATAATTTTCCTGGTTACAGGTTTAATTGCTGGGACGGCTAGCTGCGGAAAGGTCGCCGGCCCAAGCGCGGCTCCCATCAAGGTGGGGCTTTTGCCGGTGGAAGATTCCCTGCCCTTTTTTGTGGCCGAGCAAAACGGATATTTTAAGGAAGCCGGAATCCAAGTAGAGCCGATCATCTTCAATAGCGCCCTGGAGCGAGATAGCGCTTTCCAAGCTGGACAGATCGACGCGGGAGTGGCCGATGTGGTGGCAGCTAGTGCCATGGTCCAAGCCGGCGTCCGGCTGAAAATCGTCTCCCTAACCGTGGGAGCCACACCGGCCGAGGGCCGGTTCGCCATTTTAGCCTCGCCCCATTCTCCTCTCCAGGCTGCCCGGGACCTAGCCGGGGTACCCATCGCCATTTCCGACAACAGCATCATCGAGTACGTAACCGACCAATTGCTGGCCGAAGCCGGTCTGGCCCTAGACCAAATCAAGAAGACTTCAGTAGCTAAGATCCCGGTGCGGCTGGAACTATTGCTCAACGGCAAGCTTCAGGCAGCTACCTTACCCGATCCTTTTGCTTCCCTGGCGGAACACCAGGGGGCCAGGGTGATCCTTGATGATACCAAGGCCCAGCACAACTACTCACAAGTAGTGATCTTGGCTAGCCAGTCCCTGATTGACCAGCGGCCGGAAGACTTGAAGAAACTGCTTCAGGCCTGCGCCCGGGCCGGCGCCGAGCTAAATGCCCACCCGGAGAAGTACCGGGCCCTGATGGTGGAAAAAGCCCAGGTGCCTGAAGCCATTAAGGATTCTTATGCTGGTACCAAGTACGCCGTAGGCCAGATCCCTGCCCCCGAGGATATTGACCGGGTGGTTAAGTGGATGCAGGCGAAAGGGTTACTCAAGAAACCCTTAAGCTATGAAGAGTTGGTGGATAACCGTTGGGTAAAACCATAG
- a CDS encoding UbiA family prenyltransferase: protein MVLPQLPSSPPLPSRAEGLNRKLLRQLANFVELVKFEHTIFALPYAYGGAFLAARGFPGWHDFFWITMAMVGARTAAMTLNRLIDRAIDAANPRTKNRSIPAGRVTVGQAWWYAILSFALLFWSAWQLNPLCVKLLPIAVLVLVVYSYTKRFTWFCHLVLGVADSAAPLGAWIAVTATVPADALILAAMVALWIGGFDIIYALPDREFDLKEGLHSIPVRFGPEKGLWISRAWHLLTVFLGLVLYYRMHLGPFFLAGIIATAILLAYEHSLVSPRDLSRLNMAFFNVNGIISIIFFVSVLLDVGI, encoded by the coding sequence ATGGTTCTGCCCCAATTGCCATCATCCCCGCCCCTGCCCTCAAGGGCGGAGGGCCTAAATCGTAAACTGTTGAGACAACTGGCCAACTTCGTAGAGCTAGTTAAGTTCGAGCACACCATTTTTGCCCTGCCTTACGCTTACGGGGGAGCGTTTTTGGCTGCCCGCGGCTTTCCGGGATGGCATGACTTCTTTTGGATTACCATGGCCATGGTGGGTGCGCGCACCGCTGCCATGACCTTGAACCGGCTTATCGATCGAGCCATCGACGCCGCGAACCCCCGGACCAAAAATCGGAGCATCCCGGCCGGGAGGGTGACCGTCGGTCAAGCCTGGTGGTACGCGATTTTATCCTTCGCCTTGCTCTTCTGGTCGGCCTGGCAGCTCAACCCCTTGTGCGTAAAGCTTTTGCCCATTGCCGTCCTGGTCCTGGTGGTATATTCGTATACCAAGCGGTTTACCTGGTTCTGCCATCTGGTTTTAGGGGTAGCTGATAGCGCTGCTCCCCTAGGAGCTTGGATTGCAGTTACCGCCACCGTTCCCGCGGACGCTTTGATCCTGGCGGCCATGGTCGCCCTTTGGATTGGCGGCTTCGATATCATCTACGCTCTTCCCGACCGGGAATTCGACCTCAAGGAAGGCCTCCATTCCATTCCGGTGCGCTTTGGCCCGGAAAAAGGTTTGTGGATTTCGCGCGCCTGGCACCTGTTGACAGTGTTTTTGGGGCTCGTCCTCTATTACCGGATGCACTTGGGACCATTTTTCCTGGCTGGAATAATCGCCACCGCAATTCTTTTGGCCTACGAGCATTCCCTGGTCTCGCCCCGGGACTTGTCCCGGCTGAACATGGCCTTCTTTAATGTCAACGGCATCATTAGCATCATCTTTTTCGTCTCGGTCCTGCTAGATGTAGGAATCTAG
- a CDS encoding ABC transporter permease, whose amino-acid sequence MTTETKPSSTSGAGKSASFCNLRSKPSQENSEVLLAVPEVPRTALLRPQPSQFTAHGSIWKQLGPYLGSILILLLLWQALAWAIQRPVLPPPLEAFQALGQQFFQGMDYHLAVSAWRVIASLGWATLLGVPLGLYLGRNQKWDRWAGPLVYLTYPLPKIVFLPIILVLLGLGDLSKIFLIGLIIFFQILVTTRDAARGVPKELIYSLKSLGAGEGQIYAHVIFPSCLPKILTALRVALGTAIAVLFFSETIATTSGIGYYVMDAWARVAYDDLFAGVMGMGGLGFALYLLLDWAEKKLCPWEQP is encoded by the coding sequence ATGACTACCGAAACCAAGCCCAGTTCCACCAGCGGTGCAGGGAAATCCGCCAGCTTCTGCAATCTTAGATCTAAACCGAGCCAGGAAAATTCGGAGGTGCTCCTAGCGGTGCCAGAAGTACCTAGGACGGCGCTACTCCGCCCCCAGCCTTCCCAGTTCACTGCCCATGGGTCGATCTGGAAGCAATTGGGGCCTTACCTGGGTTCCATCCTCATCCTGTTACTCCTGTGGCAGGCTTTAGCCTGGGCCATCCAGCGGCCGGTATTGCCTCCTCCCCTGGAGGCTTTTCAGGCTCTAGGTCAGCAATTTTTCCAGGGAATGGATTACCATCTAGCAGTGAGCGCCTGGCGAGTAATTGCCAGCTTGGGTTGGGCTACCCTTTTAGGCGTCCCCTTGGGGCTTTATTTGGGCCGAAACCAGAAATGGGATCGGTGGGCTGGTCCTTTGGTCTACTTAACCTATCCCTTGCCTAAAATCGTTTTTCTGCCTATTATCCTGGTGCTACTAGGACTAGGTGATCTCTCTAAAATTTTTCTCATCGGCCTGATCATTTTCTTCCAGATATTGGTTACCACCCGCGATGCGGCCCGGGGCGTGCCCAAGGAGCTAATTTACTCCCTCAAGTCCTTGGGAGCAGGCGAAGGGCAGATTTATGCCCACGTAATTTTCCCGTCCTGCCTCCCCAAGATTCTTACCGCCCTGCGGGTGGCTCTGGGAACCGCCATTGCCGTTCTCTTTTTCAGCGAGACCATAGCCACCACCTCCGGCATAGGGTATTATGTAATGGATGCCTGGGCCCGGGTGGCTTATGACGACCTGTTTGCCGGAGTAATGGGCATGGGCGGCTTGGGCTTTGCCCTCTATCTCCTCCTGGACTGGGCGGAGAAAAAGCTTTGCCCATGGGAACAGCCATGA
- a CDS encoding amino acid ABC transporter permease has translation MNQLWQDFVTSAPIFLRALVVTLELSAASLAIGTVIGLVFALLKLSKRRPLQWLANGYITLIRGTPLIVQIFWIYYGLVKIVSFDAFWAASLALAAHAGAYIAEIFRAGIVSIDRGQMEAARSLGMTYAQAMRRIILPQAFRRIVPPLGNQFIIGIKDSSLAAFISMEELFNWTMRRASSTFRDMNYYTIAAIYYLAVVILFTMVVHWLERRLNVDSTEVVS, from the coding sequence TTGAACCAATTATGGCAGGACTTCGTCACCTCAGCTCCGATCTTTCTTCGGGCGCTGGTGGTTACTTTAGAACTAAGTGCGGCATCTCTGGCTATTGGCACCGTCATCGGTTTAGTATTTGCTTTGCTGAAATTATCCAAGCGTCGCCCTCTCCAGTGGCTGGCCAACGGCTATATTACTCTAATCCGGGGGACGCCCCTGATTGTCCAGATCTTCTGGATCTATTACGGGCTAGTAAAGATCGTAAGCTTTGATGCTTTCTGGGCAGCTTCGCTCGCCCTGGCGGCTCATGCAGGGGCCTATATAGCGGAAATCTTTCGAGCAGGCATCGTGTCCATTGACCGGGGACAGATGGAAGCAGCCCGGTCGTTGGGGATGACTTACGCTCAAGCCATGCGGCGCATTATTCTGCCCCAGGCCTTTCGGCGGATAGTGCCGCCTTTGGGTAACCAGTTTATCATCGGCATCAAAGATTCCTCCCTGGCGGCCTTTATTTCCATGGAGGAACTCTTTAACTGGACCATGAGACGGGCTTCTTCCACCTTTAGGGATATGAACTACTATACCATTGCTGCCATCTATTACTTGGCGGTGGTAATCCTGTTTACCATGGTAGTACATTGGCTGGAAAGGCGGCTCAACGTAGATAGCACCGAAGTCGTAAGTTGA